A genomic segment from Luteolibacter ambystomatis encodes:
- a CDS encoding NAD-dependent epimerase/dehydratase family protein has translation MNAVPRGRIMVTGAAGFIGGHLVEALAAAGWQVTGVDVFDSFYDPAIKRATVAGFPASVTMMEADIRDAARMDRIVAEGKFDQVIHLAALAGVRPSIEQPASYVATNVNGTLNILEACRKSGVPRLLFASSSSVYGTGQSPPFQESAAISRTLSPYAATKVAGEHLCAVYSHLHGIQTTCLRFFTVYGPRQRPDLAIHKFARLMTEGGEITMFGDGSSLRDYTFIEDLLDGLLKIVGATPMPFEIVNLGSGRTISLKRMIEEIADAFGQEVKIRQLPPRACDMETTHADISYARARFGYSPRWSFAEGVRKFAEWYRHEEAVV, from the coding sequence ATGAACGCGGTTCCGCGAGGTCGGATAATGGTGACGGGTGCAGCGGGGTTCATCGGCGGGCATCTGGTGGAAGCACTGGCGGCAGCCGGATGGCAGGTGACGGGCGTGGATGTGTTCGATTCCTTTTACGATCCCGCCATCAAGCGCGCGACCGTCGCCGGATTTCCGGCCAGTGTGACCATGATGGAGGCGGATATCCGCGATGCCGCAAGGATGGACCGGATCGTGGCCGAAGGGAAGTTCGATCAGGTCATCCATCTCGCCGCGCTCGCGGGAGTAAGGCCTTCGATCGAGCAACCGGCTTCCTACGTCGCAACCAATGTCAACGGTACGCTGAACATCCTCGAAGCCTGCCGGAAGTCCGGAGTGCCCCGGCTGTTGTTCGCGTCCAGTTCCTCGGTTTATGGCACGGGACAATCACCGCCCTTCCAGGAGTCCGCCGCCATCAGCCGCACGCTCAGCCCCTACGCCGCCACCAAGGTGGCGGGTGAGCATCTGTGCGCGGTGTATTCCCACCTGCATGGCATCCAGACGACCTGCCTGCGCTTTTTCACCGTTTACGGGCCGCGCCAGCGCCCGGATCTGGCGATCCATAAGTTCGCGCGGCTCATGACCGAGGGTGGGGAGATCACCATGTTCGGGGATGGCAGTTCGCTGCGCGACTATACCTTCATCGAGGATCTGCTGGACGGTTTGTTGAAGATCGTCGGTGCCACGCCAATGCCATTCGAGATCGTGAACCTTGGTTCAGGGCGGACCATTTCTCTCAAGCGGATGATCGAAGAGATCGCGGATGCATTCGGACAAGAAGTGAAGATCCGGCAACTGCCGCCGCGGGCCTGTGATATGGAAACCACCCATGCGGACATCAGCTATGCCCGCGCGCGCTTCGGTTACAGCCCGCGATGGTCTTTCGCGGAGGGCGTGCGGAAATTCGCGGAGTGGTACCGCCACGAAGAGGCCGTCGTTTGA
- a CDS encoding protein-disulfide reductase DsbD domain-containing protein — MRALFASLAVFYLLARSSSAEEASKGVDLSLVSEVSAITGSKSFTVGLKVHHHPKFHTYWRNSGIVGVPIALKWQLPPGFTAGEIQWATPERVDMAGHPAHGYERDVMLLVEITPPAHPPEKLELKAEASWMACADGCYPGRKTLTLAFPAAAQADAIAKARAELPQPLQGWSATLESAKDAPEIRVKFTRTGGNTADPGKPYFFSSDGQISSDPPQKIEVLPDGFRLIAERSEYSPKGRTTLPGVLVAEKPLASNAVYAAVLEPKYP, encoded by the coding sequence ATGCGCGCCCTCTTTGCCAGCCTCGCCGTCTTCTATCTGCTCGCCCGTTCCTCCTCCGCGGAAGAGGCATCCAAGGGCGTCGATCTGTCGCTGGTGTCCGAAGTGAGTGCCATCACGGGTTCCAAGTCCTTCACCGTCGGCCTCAAAGTCCACCATCATCCGAAGTTCCACACCTACTGGCGCAATTCGGGGATCGTGGGCGTACCGATCGCGTTGAAATGGCAGCTCCCCCCCGGATTCACAGCGGGAGAGATCCAGTGGGCCACCCCGGAGCGGGTGGACATGGCTGGTCACCCCGCCCACGGCTACGAACGCGATGTGATGCTGCTGGTCGAGATCACGCCCCCCGCCCATCCACCGGAAAAGCTCGAATTGAAAGCCGAAGCCTCCTGGATGGCCTGTGCGGATGGCTGCTATCCGGGCCGGAAAACCCTGACACTCGCTTTTCCCGCCGCCGCTCAGGCCGATGCGATCGCCAAGGCACGCGCCGAGCTTCCACAACCCCTCCAAGGCTGGAGCGCCACCCTTGAATCGGCGAAGGACGCACCGGAAATCCGGGTCAAATTCACCCGCACTGGGGGCAATACGGCGGATCCCGGCAAACCCTACTTCTTTTCCTCCGATGGCCAGATCTCTTCCGATCCGCCCCAGAAAATCGAAGTGCTGCCGGACGGCTTCCGTCTGATCGCGGAACGTTCCGAATACAGCCCGAAAGGCCGCACCACCCTGCCGGGTGTCCTGGTAGCTGAAAAGCCGCTGGCTTCGAATGCCGTATATGCCGCGGTGCTGGAGCCCAAGTATCCCTGA
- a CDS encoding serine/threonine protein phosphatase, which yields MKQLKDGIRSTVRIDFQGHVHKRLRGTGAEERYANEVAVLKVLEERGCPYVPKLVEEHPEELYFVSTNCGRIADQIRRERSDELFAELERDYGVRHLDAEPRNVTYSDKLGRFCLIDFELAEILPDPKAGAV from the coding sequence ATGAAGCAGCTCAAAGACGGCATCCGCTCCACCGTCCGGATCGATTTCCAAGGCCACGTCCACAAGCGCCTGCGCGGCACCGGGGCGGAAGAACGCTACGCCAATGAAGTCGCGGTGCTGAAGGTGCTGGAGGAACGCGGCTGCCCTTACGTACCGAAGCTCGTCGAGGAACATCCGGAAGAGCTGTATTTCGTGTCCACGAACTGCGGTCGCATCGCTGATCAGATCCGCAGGGAAAGGTCGGACGAACTCTTCGCGGAACTGGAGCGGGACTACGGCGTGCGCCACCTCGATGCCGAACCACGGAACGTGACTTATTCCGACAAGCTCGGGCGCTTCTGCCTGATCGACTTCGAACTCGCGGAAATCCTCCCCGATCCAAAAGCCGGGGCGGTTTGA
- a CDS encoding lipid-A-disaccharide synthase N-terminal domain-containing protein, producing MMRETLLEFDLYKAHVVVNLWKIIGWTGAALFGLRWIPQFFATRRAKKVTMPRVFWVMSVTGSLCLLSYFIGYRADSVGILSNLFPTFVALYNLFHDLRKGS from the coding sequence ATGATGAGGGAAACACTGCTCGAATTCGATCTCTACAAGGCTCACGTCGTCGTGAACCTCTGGAAGATCATCGGCTGGACCGGAGCCGCCTTGTTCGGCCTGCGGTGGATTCCGCAGTTCTTCGCCACCCGCAGGGCGAAGAAGGTCACCATGCCGCGGGTGTTCTGGGTGATGTCGGTCACCGGCAGCCTCTGTCTGCTGTCCTATTTCATCGGCTACCGCGCGGACTCGGTGGGCATCCTGTCCAATTTGTTCCCGACCTTCGTGGCGCTGTACAATCTCTTCCACGATCTCCGGAAAGGCTCATGA
- a CDS encoding glycosyltransferase family 2 protein translates to MNAKLSIVVPFYNEEETIAEVIAEIVRTVPGAEVIAVDDGSRDRTWEILSAIPGIRAMRFPQNRGQSAAMYAGMRQASGDIVALMDGDGQNDPADFPKLVEALEQGADVACGYRANRQDTASRRYASKIANGIRRTFLHDGVRDTGCSLKAFRREAVDHLVPFNGMHRYIPAQLLRAGLKIVELPVNHRGRMAGTSKYTNWDRALRGIHDLIGVSWLLKRKVNIRFD, encoded by the coding sequence ATGAACGCCAAGCTCAGCATTGTCGTCCCCTTCTACAACGAGGAGGAAACCATCGCCGAAGTCATCGCGGAAATCGTCCGTACCGTCCCCGGCGCCGAGGTCATCGCCGTGGATGATGGCAGCAGGGACCGCACCTGGGAAATCCTCTCCGCCATTCCCGGCATCCGGGCGATGCGCTTCCCGCAGAACCGAGGCCAATCCGCGGCGATGTATGCGGGCATGCGCCAGGCCAGCGGCGACATCGTCGCGCTGATGGATGGCGACGGTCAGAACGATCCCGCCGATTTTCCGAAACTGGTCGAAGCCCTGGAACAAGGCGCCGATGTCGCCTGCGGCTATCGCGCGAACCGCCAGGACACCGCCAGCCGCCGCTACGCCTCGAAGATCGCGAACGGCATCCGCCGCACATTCCTTCACGACGGCGTGCGCGACACCGGTTGCTCGCTCAAGGCATTCCGCCGCGAAGCCGTGGACCATCTCGTGCCCTTCAATGGCATGCACCGCTATATCCCCGCCCAGCTCCTGCGCGCGGGCCTGAAGATCGTGGAACTGCCCGTGAACCACCGCGGCCGCATGGCCGGCACCTCGAAATACACCAACTGGGACCGCGCGCTCCGCGGCATCCACGACCTGATCGGCGTGTCCTGGCTGCTGAAACGCAAGGTCAACATCCGCTTCGACTGA
- a CDS encoding XylR family transcriptional regulator: MTDDLSPPRRFRVGVRLPEWSTGFSFRIFAGLTDFQRQSAPFQLFFNQPSGGDLPATVIDESWDGDGLIVFRYTAEEGRAWKARGVAVVNLSAETPEGGPVFPRVTLDNGKVGAMAVEHLAALGLRDFCYIHESTRSYSESRWKGFESAVKTVGGRCHRIDIPVSSFPEDIRVRRIRETLRGPLSKLPRPCGIFTKDDIAAVWTITTLADLGIRCPEEMPVLGVDDDVVFCHTTQPPLSSISYPGRHIGFESAKLLHRLLASETRRGDGHLQIPPAGVVSRESTRHVILKDAVVTKALAVIRREVPRTNIQVAEVARLCGVSRELLRQRFQEQLGESPKDEIKRLRLRHLMEVLTTTDWTLEAIAENCGYSGAEEICRFIKRNTGKTTGEIRRGVE, from the coding sequence ATGACGGACGATCTTTCCCCTCCCCGGCGTTTCCGCGTGGGCGTGCGCCTGCCGGAATGGTCCACGGGATTCAGCTTCCGGATCTTTGCCGGGCTGACGGATTTCCAGCGCCAGAGCGCACCGTTCCAACTGTTCTTCAATCAACCGAGCGGCGGAGACCTGCCCGCCACCGTGATCGATGAGTCATGGGATGGGGATGGCCTGATCGTTTTCCGCTACACCGCAGAAGAAGGCCGCGCGTGGAAGGCCCGTGGTGTGGCGGTGGTGAACCTCAGCGCGGAGACTCCCGAAGGCGGCCCGGTGTTTCCCCGGGTGACGCTGGACAACGGCAAGGTCGGGGCCATGGCCGTAGAGCACCTCGCCGCCCTGGGTCTCCGCGATTTCTGCTACATCCACGAATCCACCCGCAGCTATTCCGAGTCACGTTGGAAGGGCTTCGAATCCGCGGTCAAAACGGTTGGCGGCCGCTGCCACCGCATCGACATTCCGGTTTCCTCCTTCCCGGAGGACATCCGCGTGCGCCGCATCCGTGAAACGCTGCGCGGGCCGCTCTCGAAACTCCCGCGGCCCTGCGGCATCTTCACCAAGGACGACATCGCCGCCGTGTGGACGATCACCACGCTCGCCGATCTGGGCATCCGCTGTCCGGAGGAAATGCCGGTCCTCGGTGTGGATGATGACGTGGTCTTCTGTCACACGACCCAGCCGCCGCTCAGCAGCATCTCCTATCCGGGGAGGCACATCGGCTTTGAGTCCGCGAAGTTGCTTCACCGCCTGCTCGCCAGTGAAACACGGCGTGGTGACGGTCATCTGCAAATCCCGCCCGCCGGGGTGGTCTCCCGCGAATCAACCCGCCACGTGATCCTCAAGGATGCGGTGGTGACCAAGGCGCTCGCGGTGATCCGCCGCGAAGTGCCACGGACCAACATCCAGGTGGCCGAGGTCGCACGCCTCTGCGGAGTATCCCGCGAGTTGCTCCGGCAGCGGTTCCAGGAACAACTCGGCGAAAGCCCGAAGGATGAGATCAAACGCCTGCGGCTGCGCCACCTGATGGAGGTGCTCACCACCACCGACTGGACCTTGGAGGCCATCGCCGAAAACTGCGGCTACTCCGGAGCGGAGGAAATCTGCCGCTTCATCAAGCGCAACACCGGCAAGACCACGGGCGAAATCCGGCGCGGAGTGGAATAA
- a CDS encoding phosphatase PAP2 family protein → MTDPRNTPPSWLRLLVLPTIVALAAMGWLAWSGWDLKLQQLAFDFDLRRWKYGEEDPWLWLFQYGPLPMLVMGFAFLLSLFAGLAFPKLARFMKPSLFLILSIAISSGLISNVLLKDRWGRPRPSQVDGFGLMTDVQGMPYQSALRPAFGQDGKSFPCGHATTGFGLAGLGFILWRRRRKTALAIFTASYGYGILIGIARMLQGGHFASDVIGAALVCHATQAVLYRCMHLYEQPEWGYHPGRSRWGTAVGIGIPAVGLAVFAALLGTPYHEPMNIAAETLAKVDQDATTVKIESFGKTRLDVGPETRCRGVIKGFGLPRSRVKFALQTRGNVTRFFQIERGWFTELGQDLLITLPAKRGLTVELSAPEREASWELDLTRAGEDLGQSWTLHGGPRHHPVILLNQDSPVLVQHLAPTAQSPVVVFKGRGETPIRITVDGPLDPDLRILPPAMAVQ, encoded by the coding sequence ATGACGGACCCGCGCAATACCCCGCCTTCTTGGCTCCGCCTGCTGGTCCTGCCGACAATCGTGGCGCTGGCCGCCATGGGTTGGCTCGCATGGAGCGGATGGGACTTGAAGCTCCAGCAACTCGCCTTCGACTTCGACCTGCGGCGCTGGAAATACGGAGAGGAAGACCCCTGGCTGTGGCTCTTCCAATACGGCCCCCTGCCGATGCTGGTGATGGGCTTCGCCTTCCTCCTGAGCCTCTTCGCGGGATTGGCCTTTCCCAAGCTGGCGCGCTTCATGAAGCCGTCGTTGTTCTTGATCCTATCCATCGCCATCTCCAGCGGTTTGATCTCGAACGTCCTGCTCAAGGATCGATGGGGCCGGCCGCGCCCATCGCAAGTCGATGGCTTCGGTTTGATGACCGATGTACAAGGTATGCCGTACCAATCGGCACTCCGCCCGGCTTTCGGCCAGGATGGCAAGTCCTTCCCCTGCGGGCATGCCACCACCGGCTTCGGTTTGGCCGGCTTGGGATTCATCCTGTGGCGGCGTCGGCGCAAGACCGCCCTCGCTATCTTCACCGCCAGCTACGGCTACGGAATTCTCATCGGCATCGCCCGCATGCTGCAGGGAGGACACTTCGCCTCCGATGTGATCGGTGCGGCGCTGGTCTGCCATGCGACCCAGGCGGTGCTCTACCGCTGCATGCATCTCTACGAACAACCGGAGTGGGGCTATCATCCCGGCCGGTCGCGCTGGGGCACGGCGGTCGGCATCGGCATTCCGGCGGTGGGACTGGCGGTATTCGCGGCCTTGCTGGGCACCCCTTACCACGAGCCCATGAACATCGCCGCGGAAACGCTGGCGAAGGTTGATCAGGATGCCACGACCGTGAAGATCGAGTCCTTCGGCAAGACCCGTCTGGACGTCGGTCCCGAAACCCGCTGCCGCGGCGTGATCAAGGGCTTCGGCCTGCCAAGAAGCCGCGTGAAGTTCGCCCTTCAAACGCGCGGCAATGTCACACGCTTCTTCCAGATCGAGCGCGGCTGGTTTACGGAACTGGGGCAGGACCTGCTCATCACCCTGCCCGCCAAGCGAGGCCTGACGGTGGAACTCTCCGCCCCCGAGCGCGAAGCCTCATGGGAGCTCGATCTCACCCGTGCGGGCGAGGATCTCGGGCAATCGTGGACGCTTCATGGCGGCCCGCGCCATCATCCGGTCATTCTTCTGAACCAGGATTCCCCCGTGCTGGTGCAACACCTCGCTCCGACCGCCCAATCGCCGGTCGTGGTGTTCAAGGGCCGCGGTGAGACCCCCATTCGCATCACGGTGGACGGCCCGCTCGACCCTGATCTGCGGATCCTACCCCCGGCGATGGCGGTGCAATAG